From a single Syntrophales bacterium genomic region:
- a CDS encoding lysylphosphatidylglycerol synthase transmembrane domain-containing protein — MMKVFRPISQQEPVYVSKRVLVYFGLAGLFFLLSFITIYFVHRYFSEGQFRLDPNLLSVHVIGGLVVLLALYYLADGLRLYSVIRAMGFHIAFPYILKLVFVNIFVSNVTPLATGGGVVQIYFLKKRGMTIGEATAVTSIRTILAALILFTLTPIIIWAEPNMFRMFSHRNLLYGITGFSCVYLTVFWIILFRIRVIKRWLFWGFRLLNTLKIVSRSRSRSLFLKVSHELDLLSDGFKRYFRGDPGWAALSVVFTALFLLLLFSFSVVLVRALGYETPVLTVMAFQVVVTFFMYFAPTPGAAGVAEGGYGLLFAQLVQKQDITLLTLSWRFLTIYIGVVIGIVVIYREIFNLKKRRASNEP, encoded by the coding sequence ATGATGAAAGTGTTTCGCCCCATATCTCAACAGGAGCCTGTGTATGTCTCCAAACGTGTCCTTGTATATTTCGGGCTGGCGGGGTTATTTTTTCTGCTTTCCTTCATCACCATTTATTTTGTTCACCGCTACTTTTCAGAGGGGCAATTTCGACTCGACCCCAACCTGTTGTCGGTTCACGTCATAGGCGGCCTGGTGGTTCTGCTGGCCCTGTACTATCTGGCGGACGGCTTGCGGCTGTATTCAGTCATAAGGGCGATGGGGTTTCACATTGCGTTCCCGTATATTCTCAAACTTGTCTTCGTCAATATTTTCGTCTCCAACGTCACGCCGCTGGCGACTGGCGGCGGAGTTGTCCAGATCTATTTCTTGAAAAAAAGAGGGATGACCATCGGTGAGGCAACGGCGGTTACGTCGATCCGGACCATACTGGCCGCCCTGATACTCTTCACGCTCACACCGATCATCATTTGGGCCGAACCGAACATGTTTCGCATGTTTTCCCACAGAAACCTGCTCTATGGCATCACCGGATTTTCATGTGTTTACCTTACGGTTTTTTGGATCATCCTTTTCCGAATCCGGGTGATCAAGCGTTGGCTGTTTTGGGGATTTCGTTTGCTCAACACCCTGAAAATTGTATCACGGTCGCGGTCCAGGTCACTTTTCTTGAAAGTTTCTCATGAATTGGACCTCTTGTCAGATGGGTTCAAACGATATTTCAGAGGCGACCCGGGCTGGGCCGCACTGTCTGTTGTGTTCACGGCTCTTTTTTTGCTCCTGCTTTTTTCCTTCTCCGTCGTCCTGGTCAGGGCGTTGGGATATGAGACGCCTGTGTTGACCGTTATGGCCTTCCAGGTGGTGGTTACCTTTTTCATGTACTTTGCCCCGACGCCAGGGGCCGCGGGGGTCGCCGAAGGTGGCTATGGGCTTTTATTCGCCCAGCTGGTTCAAAAACAAGACATTACGCTGCTGACCCTGTCCTGGCGATTTTTGACCATCTATATCGGGGTGGTGATCGGTATTGTTGTTATCTACAGGGAAATTTTTAACCTAAAAAAAAGGCGGGCCAGCAATGAACCGTAA
- a CDS encoding DUF374 domain-containing protein, translating to MKKKKVGNPSHKGLRVRIKGWSLSQLLRLQRRTWRVHIEGREHLDRLYAANKRFLFCFWHGKYVPIFPLLEGYNACVVSSQSERGSIIAEICRNFGYQSAQIPDQARHEFLRLMKEALSEAQAGGIAVDGPLGPRHRVKSGVIRMASALGLDLLPVSVDSRRKIVFKKRWDRREIPLPFTKVCLVIGEPIKVPTELRPGQVRDLTDNLAETIARLDKKAKNIVRE from the coding sequence ATGAAGAAGAAAAAAGTGGGTAATCCATCGCACAAGGGACTGAGAGTGAGAATTAAGGGGTGGTCTTTATCCCAGTTATTGCGTTTGCAACGCCGGACCTGGCGGGTTCATATTGAGGGCCGCGAGCACCTGGACCGGTTGTACGCCGCCAATAAACGTTTTCTGTTTTGCTTTTGGCACGGGAAATATGTGCCGATATTCCCCCTGCTGGAGGGCTACAATGCGTGCGTTGTCAGCAGCCAGTCAGAACGGGGAAGCATTATCGCCGAAATCTGCCGAAACTTCGGTTATCAGAGCGCCCAGATACCCGATCAAGCGCGGCATGAGTTCCTTCGGCTTATGAAGGAGGCCTTGTCCGAGGCCCAGGCGGGAGGGATCGCGGTGGATGGCCCGCTGGGTCCACGTCACCGGGTAAAAAGCGGCGTAATACGGATGGCGTCAGCGCTTGGACTTGACCTTTTGCCGGTTTCGGTGGATAGTCGCCGGAAAATAGTGTTTAAAAAACGATGGGATCGGAGGGAGATTCCGCTACCCTTTACAAAGGTATGTTTGGTAATCGGTGAACCCATCAAAGTACCGACTGAACTTCGTCCGGGGCAGGTCCGGGATCTGACGGACAATCTCGCAGAGACCATTGCGAGGCTGGACAAGAAGGCCAAAAACATAGTCCGCGAATGA
- a CDS encoding glycoside hydrolase family 130 protein translates to MPIIRRYEKNPILTRDDVPYPVATVHNAGVTKYNNRYIMIFRSHLTSGRSILGLAESDDGFRFTVAEKPFMTPATQGIFQVYEEYGIEDPRITCIEGEYLITYSAYSRHGARIALAKTRDFKKIERVALITEADYRNLVIFPEKIDNLYVRLDRPHSGITPWSIWISYSPDLKYWGDARLIMKPAQYHWDEMKIGPGAPPIKTDQGWLNIYHGVFQTMAGCVYRLGVALHDLTNPSIIRGVSDGWILQPEEEYEVTGYVPNVVFTCGTVPETDGTLKIYWGAADTVMCVGTANINDLVDLCLKNPRAAL, encoded by the coding sequence ATGCCGATTATTCGAAGATATGAAAAGAATCCAATTTTAACCAGAGACGATGTACCCTATCCGGTGGCAACAGTTCATAATGCCGGGGTAACGAAGTATAACAACAGATACATAATGATCTTCCGCTCGCATTTAACCAGCGGCCGCAGTATTTTAGGGCTGGCTGAAAGTGATGACGGGTTTCGGTTTACGGTTGCCGAAAAGCCCTTTATGACCCCGGCAACACAAGGGATATTTCAGGTATATGAAGAGTACGGCATCGAAGATCCCCGTATCACCTGTATCGAGGGTGAATATCTGATCACCTACAGCGCGTATTCCAGGCATGGCGCGCGCATCGCGCTGGCCAAAACAAGAGACTTTAAAAAAATAGAACGGGTTGCTCTGATTACGGAAGCCGATTATCGCAACCTGGTTATTTTCCCTGAAAAAATAGATAACCTGTATGTCCGCCTGGACAGACCCCATTCGGGGATAACCCCCTGGTCCATCTGGATATCCTATTCTCCCGACCTGAAATACTGGGGGGACGCCAGGCTGATTATGAAACCGGCTCAATATCACTGGGATGAGATGAAAATAGGACCTGGAGCGCCTCCCATCAAGACCGATCAGGGCTGGTTGAATATCTACCACGGCGTCTTTCAAACGATGGCCGGTTGTGTCTACCGCCTGGGGGTTGCCCTGCATGATTTAACAAATCCCTCTATAATCAGGGGGGTCAGTGACGGCTGGATCCTGCAGCCGGAAGAAGAATACGAGGTCACCGGTTATGTCCCCAATGTTGTATTTACCTGCGGGACGGTACCGGAAACAGACGGCACGCTTAAAATCTACTGGGGTGCGGCTGATACCGTGATGTGCGTGGGTACGGCCAATATAAATGATCTCGTTGACCTTTGTCTGAAAAATCCCAGAGCGGCCCTATGA